In Vicia villosa cultivar HV-30 ecotype Madison, WI linkage group LG7, Vvil1.0, whole genome shotgun sequence, the DNA window AGTTCAAGATGTTTCCATAATGAAAGTTAATGAGTTAATTGGACCcttattcacttttgaaatgaCCATAACTGACAAATCCGAGAAAACGAGTAAAGGTGTGACATTCAAAGTGAATACTGAAGATTGTGATGACCAGGTAGaatgtgatgatgatgataatatgATTGAGTCTATTTTCATGCTAGCTAAGATTTTTAGCAAAGTAATGAGAAAACTTGACAAGAGGTTCAAGAATAATGTTTATACAGATGTTAAAGACAATCAACAAAATAATTCTAAATGTGTCAACTTCTAGCGTAAAGGAAAAGATGGAAAAAAAACTGAACAAAAGGTTTCAGATACATTCAGGTTGAATGTACAAACTTtcttaaaaaatagtaaaatggaTACAATTCCACCTTCTCTACTGATGAGTCAGATGAAGTGAATATGATCAAGCTAACAGTATGGTGACGTTCACTACTCGAATAAAATCAAGTTCAAAAGTTCATAATGATGGTGACATTAGGGGTGATGACTTATCGGATGGTGCTCTTGTTGAAATTTACAAGATAATGTACCTTGACTAGATTGAAGAATataaagttgttgagaagaaaaaGGAGCAAATTAAAGCCCTTTTTCAAGACAAAGCTCGTCTCATGTTAACCATCTCAGAGTTGAAGGTATGACTAAATTCGTTCGCATGCTGAATTCAAGAATTGAGTACTTGATGGAAATTTTAAGTGTAGGCAAGTCATTGCAAGAAATAAAGATCAAGGAAAGGACCAAGCCAACAAAATACCGACAAACTAAAGAAGGATCTAACATCTCCTGATGCATGAGAGGAAGAGCAACCAACACTTACAACAACTCCATTTGTAACATGttcgaattttgaattaaaaAGTTGGTACATACTAACTATGATAAGCTAACAGCTTGTTACTATTATAAAATGTACAAATGGTTGGCTGTATTTCATATAATGTATTTCTTTTAACATCGACTTTTTTATATTCACCATGTGGAtcataaacaaaaacaatattttttgttATCAACAGATAAAAATCTGCGTGAACTCATGCTGGTTAATATGTACATAGTGACTACAATGTGGTTGGTGCAAGCATTAATGAGCAACTTATGTAAGTAATCAGAGATTTAGAATTTTAGGTTCATGACAGCTATGCTAacagttttttattataaaatgttAATGATTGGCtgcattgcatttaatgcattggaCTAAAAAATATGaattcattaaatttttttattgtattcATCCGTGGATCAGTGTATACCAGAAAGACATAATATCTGAGCCATAAGAAATTGGAACTGTCAACTACCTAATCATCATACATAAACCaagcttttttttttatcaacacATAATCTTTCACACTACCACACACACCAAAACAAACCATGTCTTCtttcttcaaattcaaatttaacaACTTTCTAGAGATTGCCAAGAGTCCTGAGGTTTTTGATTGGATGGTCAGTATCAGAAGGAAGATTCATGAGAATCCTGAATTGAGTTTTGAAGAATTTGAGACAAGTGAATTGATAAGATCAGAATTGGATAAAATGGGTATACCTTATAAACATCCGGTTGCAATCACTGGTGTCATTGGTTCCATAGGAACTGGTTTGCCTCCTTTTGTTGCTTTAAGAGCTGATATGGATGCTCTTCCCATTCAGGAAATGGTGGAGTGGGAGCATAAGAGTAAAGTGGCTGGAAAAATGCATGCTTGTGGTCATGATGCTCATGTTACCATGCTACTCGGTGCTGCAAAGATTCTTAAAAAGCATGAAAAAGAGATACAAGTGAGATCTTTAATTATACTCTCTTTGGTTTGTACTTATGGATCCTTTCATGGATTACTGATAAATTCTTTATTTTGTTGTGTAACTAGGGAACTGTTGTTCTTGTTTTCCAACCAGCAGAGGAAGGAAGTGGAGGAGCAAAGAAAATTCTTGAATCTGGAGTATTAGAAAATGTTACTGCTATCTTTGGACTGCACGTTGCTCCTGACTTACCAATAGGGGAAGTGGCCTCTAAGTCTGGTCCAATATTGGCAGGAAGTGGCAGATTTGAAGCAAAAATAAGTGGAAAAGGAGGTCATGCTGCTAGTCCTCACGAGGCTATAGATCCCATATTGGCAGCTTCTAGCGTGATCATTAGCCTACAGTACCTTGTTTCTCGTGAAGCTGATCCTTTAGACTCACAGGTAAATTGAGCTTTGGAGTTCTGAAATTTGAGTTTTGataaaagtatttaaagaaaCATGGGTGAAATTGTGGGATTGCGGAACGGTAGCGGTCAGCAATTTTGTGGCCACAATTGCAGGACCGCAATTAAAAATGATAGGAGGTTTAGTTAGAGCTTTTCTTTTATAGAGATAGTTTGATATAACTTTGTTTCCAAGGATCATCATTCCTTATATAATGTATGTTCCCACAGGTTGTGACAGTTGCAAAGTTCCAAGGAGGTAGTGCATTCAATGTCATTCCAGATTATGTTACAATTGGTGGCACCTACCGAGCTTTTTCTAATCAAAGCTTCATCCATCTGAGACAGCGGATTGAACAGGTATACAATCGAAATCAATCAATTCAGTTTGATTGAGCGAGAGTAAAACACAGACAGACCTTAAAACCAGTTCTTTTATGCAGATTATTGTCGGACAAGCTGCTGTGCATAGATGCAATGCAACTGTGGATTTTCTTGATGAAGAGAAACCTAGCTATCCTCCAACCGTAAACGATAGTACCTTGCATGAGCATTTTGTGAATGTTGCAGTGAATATGCTTGGTATCGATAAAGTTGATAGTGCCATGACACCAGCCATGGCAGCTGAAGATTTTGCATTCTATCAAGAGGTCATTCCTGGTTACTTCTTCATGCTTGGAATGCAAAATGCCCCACCTAACCCGTCTGAGTCATCTTTACATTCAGCTTATCTGAAAATCAATGAAGATGGATTTCCTTATGGAGCTGCACTTCATGCATCATTAGCTTTTAGTTATCTTCTAAAACATCGGCAAA includes these proteins:
- the LOC131616302 gene encoding IAA-amino acid hydrolase ILR1-like 4, yielding MSSFFKFKFNNFLEIAKSPEVFDWMVSIRRKIHENPELSFEEFETSELIRSELDKMGIPYKHPVAITGVIGSIGTGLPPFVALRADMDALPIQEMVEWEHKSKVAGKMHACGHDAHVTMLLGAAKILKKHEKEIQGTVVLVFQPAEEGSGGAKKILESGVLENVTAIFGLHVAPDLPIGEVASKSGPILAGSGRFEAKISGKGGHAASPHEAIDPILAASSVIISLQYLVSREADPLDSQVVTVAKFQGGSAFNVIPDYVTIGGTYRAFSNQSFIHLRQRIEQIIVGQAAVHRCNATVDFLDEEKPSYPPTVNDSTLHEHFVNVAVNMLGIDKVDSAMTPAMAAEDFAFYQEVIPGYFFMLGMQNAPPNPSESSLHSAYLKINEDGFPYGAALHASLAFSYLLKHRQNMPRAADVKYLDEI